The region CACATGACTGTCAAAAATGCAACTATTTGTCCCCAGGCTTAAAGTGCCGGCTCCAAAGAAGGTCAAGAATTCTCCCTAGGAGCATCTACAATGTTCAAGCATGTACAGTACTTACCATCTTCCTTTTATCTGGCGCTCTCCTACAATCTCATGTTAATTTCAGTATCGTATTTCCATCAGCCCAATCTGTGCTGAGCACATTCTGGAAACGcagttcttattttctttgtaaaatcacAAGTCTACTTGTTGGGCTATGGAAACCCTGACAGGCCGAATTCAAACCCAAGAAATGTAATGAACCATTCACTTTAATGAAAGTCACCTTCTTCCAGTAATTTTCACATGCATCTCTTAAAGTCATTTCTTATTTCCATCCTCAGTAGCTTATGATTTGATGTAAGgagcaagataaagaaataaaatcttgtaACAAGCAATAAATTGCACGTCTTTCATTATTaattatcaaggaaataaaatgtgtctcCGCACGTGGCGTCATCTCTCCACACGTAGAatagttttggtttgtttttttaaaacttttggtcAAGAAACTATGTAAATCATGGCTTTCATACTACATATCTTAGAAGTCATAAGATTTCAATCTTCAGTTGCTTTAAGAACTGGAGTCTCCTTGACATTGAGAATTTCCCTAGAAATACAGCAGTAGATAGCATCACCATCACCAATTAATTTTCCCTAATATGTTTCTGTGAGATGAGTAGCTGCTTTTCCTGATTCAGAGAGGGTTGGTACCTTGGCCAAATCGTGTTCTGTGATTTCACTAGAAGGTCTGCACTTTTTATATCCACGCTTATATTCAGTTCCTGATTCACTTTCGTCCTCTCCTCTTTTAAACAGCTAAACTGGAGGTTAAGGCAAATTGTGTCATTTGTTTGGCCCTAAAATGAGCTGGAATTGCCCAGGACCAGCTTCTTAAAAGTGTGGGCTTTTGGAGTCACCAAATATGGCTCAAGTCCTTGCTACGCAGCTAATTATACAACAAGTTATGCAACCAGCACTTTGTTGCTTGCCAGTTACACACACACCCTGGGCACATACAACCAGGAGCACATTTAGAGCTCCCTAGTTCATCGCCTTTGTGAGAAATACACTAACATGCACAAAAGAAGTGATGGCAGCTATGACTGCTATTATGATGACCATTCTTTAGGAATTCTGTGCACAGTTAACTGCTTCCAAGCAAGGTGATGCTGTTGATTTACATTATCCAGATGATGACATTTTCACCTCAAATAGGTGGAAGGGAAAACAGCCCCCACAGTTTCTATCTTTCTATCAAAGAGATATTACTTAAACGTTTTGTGGAGgaagtttgcaaaaaaaaaaaaaaaaaaaaagtagttacaGCATCGTGTAGGGCAGTGACCAAAGAattgggttcaagccccagcttTTGTCAATAAACCGTCTTTTAACCTTGAGCAGATCAATGAACTCTTTCGGGagtcagttttcttctctgttaaaAGAAGTTGGACTTAGGACTTGAATGAGTTCTGAGTTCACATTATGATTAATTaaatcttattattattttaacattatgaTTCAACTCTTGGTGTCTACAGCATAACAATTAAACACCAGGGCTTCAGGGTCTCTGCCAGTGTGTAAATTCTCACCCTGCCTCTCAGTCTCTGTGACTTCGGAGAGTTACTTACTTTCCAAGGCCtaattttctcattaataaaAGGGAGATTCAGTGGCATGCTGGAGCTGGTGCTCACGGACTCCAGAGAGGATTGTGCACAGCCCTTCACAACCTCATCTACAGTGCCATCACCCTGGTAGCTGGAATCGGCCATGATGGGAAAATTTACACCACAGAAAAGGAAGTTGGAAAAAGCCACAAACTGAggctcctgccttcctggagggTCAGTTGTTAGACATTTACCAGCATGGCACTAGAGATGATGggtatttaatcatttaatttaataagGGGTGTCTTTTCAGTATTATGGGAGATAATCCATGCAAATCATAAATAGCACCATTCTGCATCAATATTATGCTTTCCAaaagttttattcttattttattataggctataatctatttttaaagttataggAAAATGTGATACTATTCTCACAGATCTTGCTGATCCTAAAAACAAGTCTAAGGCTCTACTAAAATTTTTATCAGCCTTACTTTAGCTCAGTTACTCTTTCCTAGTCTTCAAGTTTCCTTCTTTACACATATGTAACAAAAGGTGTCCCAAACCTTCAGAGCACATATCTGCTCATAATTTTACActcattccttttattatttacttaacatCTATCTTCCCCACTAGACCGTGAGTTTCACAGACTAAGGTTATTTAGTTAATTATAATACCTTCAGTAACAAACACACTAGCTGGTATATACttagttaaggggaaaaaaaaaattaccacaaagtaaactgtggtacatccagacaattgaatattattcaacactaaaaagaaatgagctatcaagccatgaaaagacatggaagaaacttaaatgcacattactaacTAAAAGAGGCTGTcatgaaaagactacatactgtatgattccaatgaCATTCTGTGCAGCgttggtggtatagtggtgagcatagctgctttccaattatatgacattctagaaaaggcaaaactatggaggcaataaaaagatcagtggttgccaggggaaaggcgggggatgaaTAGGCAAAACACAGTGGATTTTTAGGCAATAAAACTATTTTGTGTGATACTATAATTttagatacatgtcattacagatttgtcaaaacccacagaacgtaCAATGccaatgtaaactgtggactttgggtgataatgacgtGTCAATGTCAGCTCATCAATTGTAGAGAATGGGCCACTCTGATGGGGGATAATAATGGGGGAGGCTCTGTGGGGGGGGGGACGACAGgggtacatgggaaatctctataTTTTCCATTCAATTCTGCTACAACCTAAATGGCTTTTAAAAGCAAGTCTAGGGAGAGTATACAGCTCAGttacatgcttaacatgcataaggtcctgggttcaatctccagtacctccctaaaaaaataataataaaagtaaatttaaaaaatttttaaataagtctattaaaaagacaaaaaaacaaatgagtgcatggatggatgaatgaatgaatgaatgaatagattttAGCCAGGTCTCTCATTCCAGTGGTCCCCATGGCACTTAAGGTAAAATCCAAGCTCATTTCCCTCCTACTTACTGAACTCCTGTGACCCTGACCCCACTTCTGGTCTTCAACACAACAATTCCTGCTTTACTTGCTCCAAGAAAAGTCTTCCTCTAGACGCCATATGGCTGCCTTCCTCCACCTTTCAGatagtaaaattaatttgtagATCTCGACCTACAAAGTGGAGGCCACCCCAGTGGCCCAGCCCACATCACAAATCTCAACTCAAGTCAGCCTGCACTTACGGGAAGTGCCTCACTGTCAAGGAAACTCAACACCAATCACAATCTTCCAACTCAGCTTTACCCAGAAAACAGGACCTGCTCGCCTCTCAAGAAAATCTCCCACCTCCTAGCCAATCATGTGGTTTCCACACTGCCTCCTATACTGCTCTAGAAAACTCACTGTTGCCCAAAATACCTCCAGAAAAGTTCTCCACTGCTTGTGAGACACTGTATTCCTCCAATCCATGGATTGTTCTCCTTTGAATAAAGGACATCAAACTCATTACTAAATCGTTTTAGTTTTGTCATTTGACATAGGTGTTGTGCCTCAAGTGTCACCTCCTAGAAGTCTTCTCTGAACATCAGATCAAAAATAGCCACCCCTCCCTCTGACTACTCAATTTAAAATAACTCCGTTCcatcctgtttattttatttatagcactGCACTATGCCAAATAATCTTAATtacatatttcttctcttttcttactgCCTTACCTATTAGACGGTAAATTCCATTAAAGCAGGGACTTGGTTAGTCTTCTTCACTGCTATACACCCAGCATCTAGTCACCAGGCACCTGGCAtttagtaggtgttcagtaaatagttgttgaatgaataaataaatgtgtttcgCTGCTTTTTGGTCTCTTGAACTCTTTCcacacttcctttttttcttctcttctttccctttgtcCCCATAAAACTTAAATCTTCGTAGTGGCCACATTTATCTCGGCCTGTCACAGCAGCTCCTGCTCGGAGGTGGTGGGCCTGACCACCCACTCTTCAGGCGTGCAAACTGGGAGAGCAGCCAGGAAGATGCCCCGAGGGCGGCCGTGAGGTCAGAGCCGTCCGTCTGTCCCAAGCCAGATCACAGACCTGCAGTAACCCGACGCGCTGGCTTCCTACGGCAGGTGCTTGGCACTGCGCATGACCTGTCACCTTCCTGTGACCTTCCGCCAAGGGCAGGGACTTGGCCCCGGCCCCCGCATGGCCCAGCAGCCTCTGGAAGGGGAGCTGGGgtggaagccccatgaaaaggCCCACCTTTCCTCCACACCTCACCCAGTGTCAGCCTAGGAGACCAATGGCCCAGGGGACACGAGGGGAGGAGTGGTGGGAGCAGCGGGAAGGAcaggccaggaggccaggggtCCAGGGGTCCAGTAAGGGCACAGGCAGGAGGCGGCGGGGATGGGCCAAGGGGGCAGCAGAGTCCTCACACAAACCTCATGGCTACCCTGGGGGGCCTATGAAATATctacagaagaaaagcaaaacccCTAAAGGACAGAATTCTACACACAGAAAACCCtagattagattttaaaaaaaaaaaagcgggaAGAAAAAACGTATGATTTGAATGCAGAATAGGGTTTGTTTTCTCTGGGTGGGTCTCCTTAAGAGGAAAGAGCGAGGCGCTCTGCAAACGCCGGGAAACGCTGGGCTCCTCCAACAGAGGCAGGGCGCCTGTGCAGACTCGTCCTCGCTGCCTCTCAGCCTGCGTGCCTCTGGCCAACCTTCTTGCCTTTGTCGTTCACGTGGTGCCCGCTGCTCTTCAGTGGAGCAGAGCCAATGTCCTCATCACCCAGGACCTCGTCCGGCTCCCGCCGCTTCTCGTAGAGGAATATGACCGTGACCAGCACAAGCACCTCAgccacccacccccaggaagGGCCAGAGGGCAGCGAGACGCAGCTGCGCGTGCGCAGTGTGATTACCTTCCGGCAGGTGTCCTGTGTGTCCGGGCGGGTGCAGCTGTACCTGCCGGGTCCGCCTCCAGGTCTAGCCTCGAGAGGTGCAGCTCCGTCTTGGACTCCAAGAAGACCATAACGAACTTGCTCTGAAAGCTGTTGGTTTCACCTTGTACCACAGCAAGTTGGTGATCGGCGGAAAGGAGTCCGACTTGCAGCCCAGCACCACCATCTCCCCCTCGGTGGCGCGCTCCAGCTTCAAGGCCACGAAGTTGGGCGGTGGGAGGGCCTTCACTTCTGAGCAGGTCCCGCCAGCGTGCTCCAGGAGGAAGACGTCGGAGTACTGGCCCGGGCGGTCGTCCAAGTCCACCTCGTACTCCGTCCTCAGGCCCGGCAGCGCGTCCTCCTTCAGCACCTTGTCCCCCTTCACGCCGTGGTGGCCCATGATCTGCGCTGTGATTCAAGACACAGAAGAGGCGGCGTGTCTTGGAGCCAACATCACCTACGGAAGTCCAGATCCTGCTCCCTTCCCCGGAGCCGCCCTGGGCGCCCAGTACCATGAGCCCCGCGGCCGCCAATTCCCACCGCCCCACTGTTACATGAGTTTATTAAACTCAATCTTTCGCTGAAGGTTTTGCACCTTCTGAGGTCTTTTTCAACAAAccaactttatattaaaaaaaaaaaaaccttataataGAAACTTATACATGTTTCAAATGTTCTTTCATGTACAATTTTCACAAATGCCTAAAAATCTTTTGTATATAAAGTCTAATCTAAGACAAGTACTTGGTTTCACCCGACTCTAAGTAGTAGTTGTACCCTTGAAAATAGAACTTTTTTGTTAATATAACCTGAAGTACATAGAGTAATGCAATTGGctattttttctattatgttaTTTGGACAAAGAGCTAATGGGTCTAGTATGTATTAGGCATTAGGATACAAAAACAAGGCAGTTCCTGCCCATAAGGGGTCTACAGTCTGAGGGAGGGGTTTCTATGctaaatttttcttcataaataaaatagcaatttttttcttctttatccctgCCATTTGCATTTGTTTATATGCATATCTTCACACAAGTTTCCAGAAATCAAGGCGCAACTggatttagaatttttgtttttagagtagCGTGCCCTTCCCTCTTTCATCTCTTCAAAATAATCCCATAATCTCTTGGGAACTTGATTTCTTTATACGCAAAATTGGAGAATTATTAGTCTTCCTTtcaattcagaaatatttaaacaaaaacgcaataagaatatataaaaacatatagaaCAGAAAAACCAACACAAGGTATTATAGAAGGCTGAGAcattcttccctttctggaaCAAGCTTCCCTGGAGTTGCTTTTTAATCCAAAGAATCCACTGATCCTATCACCATATTGCTGTTTCTCCTATTTCCATATTCCTGATAAACTTTGGTAGCAATTGTTCATTTACTCATCCATTCAATCGTTGCCTAATTCTTGGGTACTTACCATGCACAGAAATTCTTAGACTTAAGTTagcacaaacacacaaaaatcacaatCTTAAATGAGTGTATCTTCTAACCATAAATATGTAACCAAAAAAAggttgaatattttcatttaagcAAATCTTTAAGTAAACACTCACTTATGACTTTAGTCCTTGAATAGGCTAACCGGCtttaatgaaatgcaaataacTATGTTAATGCAAATGTTAAAGCTAcaaattcaaacataaaaaagtcaagaaatgcaAAAGTTAAGGTTctcctagaaacattaactcacTCAAATTGTacatatagaatatttccaattACAAGGAAGACAGCAAAATGCAATTCCTTAATGTACTATATGTTCAACCCGGATAAGTTAATGCCATTATGAGAACGTTAAATTTTACAACCCctgactttgttttaaaagttactgCCTGAATATTGCATAATTCCTATCCGTATAATGCCACTTtctcaaaatggaaagaaaatagaacaagtGTCGTATTTTCTATCAATATAGGATTCTAAATTTAGACAATACTTAGTTAATAGGTGAGACAAATACATGTTGGGAACTTTCTGAAgctttttcagttgaaaaatttcCACTTTGCTTGCATTAACTGGATGGTACATTGAGATATTCTAGATTGTAGATGTGTAGAAATGTGTAATAAATACATGTGAAGTTGTATTTGCTATCATTTCTGTATAAAAGGTAAATTATTCAAAGAACAAAAATTCCAtccataaaaagaatttttataaaatatagatttgGAAGGGAAaacatcaaattttttttttaatgaaatcccATGATTTTTGTCCCTCACCTGGAACCACAGTCATTTTAGTAGTTTTCCTCAGGGCCTTCTACTTTTGGAGAAAAGCATAAccttttgtttaaatattttcgaAAGCCAAAAATAATAGGCAGTTGGCCCTTTGCATCCACAGGTTCTACATCCAAGGATTCAACCAAaaaagatcaaaaatatttgttagaaaattccagaaaatttcataaagcaaaacttgaatttgccacacactgGAAATTATTTACATGCCATTCACATTGTAtaaggtattgtaagtaatctagagatgacaaAGGATACTGATGGTATGTACGTTATAAGCAATACTATGACATTGTTATATAAGGGATTTAAGGAATTGGGGTGAGGAGCCCCAGTGCCCCCAGATACCAAGGGATAACTGTATTTCACTATTTTCAAATGTTGCTAGCATCTCCTGTAAGTATTCAGTGGTGCAACAAAATGCCTCATTAGTTGCCTGAGGTTTGATTGGCTAAATCTGTCTTAGTTAAATTGTCGTGTtgcaaaaataagagaaatgaaagaagggcAATAAATGTGCAAGCCAGAAAAGTCTAGGATATTGTTGTTTGAAGTGATAATCTCTTGAGTGAGGACCAACAGGAGTCCTGTGTTTTGAGCAAAGTCTCCTAACGTTGTTTTCAGCACTCAGTGTGTGAGACACCACATGACCCAGGTCCCATGCAGAGAGATGCTTTAATGGATGGGGACTTTAAAACTGAAAGGGAAGTGTGGGATGAATGAACAAAGCCCCTGAACCACACTGTAACCACAGCATACAATGTTCTAGATTGATTACTCATTTCTAGTTTGTTCTTTGCTGAAAGCCCTTGAGTACTGCAATTTTCTGCAGTGTTAGTACCCTATTTAGCAggttctctttaaaaatttgtcaaGCTTTTGAACTGCCAATATTAACCTGTATTTTCTCGTCTTCTGACAACAATTATTTAATCAGACTTCTTTTGTAAAGACAGGGGGATAAACACCTCCACAGTCGGAAAACTATAGTGTCATGCCTGAGCAGCTTGAGCTTAGACTTCATGCTACAAATAAActggtatctttttaaataataaccagGCAGTTTGTCTACCACCTCTCCTGACTGTTGAAATGCCTAACATTATCTCTAGCATGACGGAAGAGGCTCCTGGTCCCACCCCACGCCTCTTTTCTCTTTGCAGGACTTTTGCATCCTTAGCACAGAGGTCTATGTTTAGCATCGGGCTGGGAGATGGGAATTCAAGCTCTAAACAATCCACTTAACCTCTTTGTTCTTTGTCCATAAAATCAGTGTCATCGTGCGGATTTACCGCACAGGGTTTCTAAAAGACGGTATTTATCACTGCTAGTTCATATGTGGGAAATACCAAAATCAGAAATCCCATGAATTTGTATCATATATTCATTTCTTACCTGTTCATTTGTTTTCCCCCCTCCATCTGAAGCCTGGGCTGATGTGAATGTTTatggcagtctttttttttttaataaaatatttatcctaGGATTGAAGGGTTACTGCTGTACTGACTGGAATGGTTCAGGAatgtcacaattttaaaggtGGAGATTTCACAAAAtagaggcaaaacaaaacaaaacaaaacaaaaacggaATTAACAAAGAGGCAAAGGGGAAAaatcttttcctccatttctagTTGGAACTGCTATTTTTTACAGCTAACTGAAAtatttcaacatttgaaaaacatcaaaatagCTAGAATTCGTAAGTctgagaaggggaaaagaaagcacTTTGCTAAAGTGAAGGAAGTTCAGCATTTGCAATGTAATTCAAATTGTACTTGTAATTCAGGTCCAGGATTTAACCCACTCAACCAAAGCTTGAAAAGATTCAGATTTTCTCAGACTAGCAACAATACAACACTCCCTCACAATGGCCCAACCACCCTGTCTTATGGTGATACATCCAATACACTCTAAATTATAATTCTAAAACTCAGtttgttgttaaaaaataaatctgtgcaTCATATCAGAGTCTGTCTTGTTGCAATTTAAAGGCAGAGGGGGACTCACAACCCGCTTTAATCAAACTAGGATAACACCTGAGCCCTTCCtataatcacttttttaaaaatgacttttaccacaatttttaactACAGAGAGGTGAATTTGGAATAGAATCCCTGCATTTTCAGCCTATTGACTACAATGAAAAGAGTAACTTTCAAGGCTTTGTGGTGTTTGGGGTATAATTCAGGTCACCTGagctgccattttatttttccaaggtTAATTCCACCAGGGTTTACATCACATCTTGGGTGTGAGGATGGCCAGCTTGGGGATGGATTCATGGCACTGCGTGCTTAGACTGCCTGTCCCTGAAAGTTATTTGAAGGTTTTCCATGCAAGCAATTAAGGAAAAGTCAGCCATTTTTACCTGTATCTAGTTTGGCAACAGTTCAAAGCATACAGGaaaagatttttggtttttgttttttttttttttttagaaggaaaaattatCTGTCAAGCCTTTTAAAGGGCAAttctaatttcctcattttttatcaTGGACACTTTTGACAGCAGTAAACATTTTTACCTTATATAATTTATAacgaaaaaaattttgcaaaattttaGAGTTACACTATGAGTGGAACTCATTTATTTTAGCTCACTAGCACACGAACACGGAGAAAATGTTACAGTAGTAGTGAATACAGTTGGGTTGGCACTTATATACCAGGCACACCAATCAAATTAGAAATGCAGAGGCAACATTTTGAACTGCAtgttgctgggtttttttaaaggaagaacagCACAAAGTAGCATTTTCATGATATTCTAAAAGACCGATACTTGATAGAGTAAAATATCTTCACCTTATAAATCAGCTCTTTGGTAGAGAAACAGAcctcttattttacttttttaatcttaTACAAAGCAGCATGGCTTCATATTTATTTAGCTTAGCGCTTTCTTTCTATTTAAGACATTTGTTAACCAGAGAGACCTCAGTGAcatgtaaatttcattttctatgccCTGTAGATGAAAATACATCTGTTTCAGCCATCattcaggaaagaaataattttaatagttcattttattaaaaaaagatttatgccAGCATTCAGTTATGACAAGAGAAGGCAAGTGTCTTGCGCATAACACTAAGAGGCAGCTTGCTTTCTTCCAGAATTTTATCCAAATTGAACAGAACTGTATCCGTAAAACACAGGAGGTGAGGCAAGTGACTTCGCCTCCTGGTATGTTGTTACTGACGGTGATTCAGTAAAACAGCGGGTAAAGTGTTCTTTGTTAAGCTTAGAATGTGATGTTATGGTATTTGCATTAttccataattaaaataatatgaccCTTATTCCAGTAGACTTCTCTCCTGTGTTAGAGCGAAATATTTAGGGATGCATGTTTGAGTCTGGCATTTAATGAACTTTCTTTGCTTCTAATTATGTGCAGTGCAGTTTAAAAGCAAatgatgtttatataaaatatccagaataggcacatCTACAGAGACAGTAAATTAGAGGTTCCCAGGGGCTGAGGTGAGGACAACTGAGGAGTGAAAGATGGGTACAGGGTCTCTTCTTGGAGTGATGAAAACGTCCTAAAAtagactgtggtgatggctgtacaGCTCTGAATATGCTCAGAACCATTGAGTTTGTACAAATAAATTAGTGTATCACATGGTATGTGAATATATATCTCAggaaaaattttatgttacaaaaacaaacaaacgaaaaggTAAACCCAACCTGAGAAACTGTCCGCTGGGTAGGCAGAAGGATGtgtaaatacataattaaaatgacaatgtgACTAATGGGaatccacaaaaaataaaactctttatttAAGAGTTCTCTGCCTAAGAGAATCCCTTACAGGGGAGACGCCGTTTGAACCAAATCTCTGTATCCAGGGTGACTAAGGAAGAGCTTTCCTGACTGAGGGAACAGTATATGAAAAGGTAGGAGggcaaagaggcaggagagagcatcAGGGTTCAAGATGTGAATATTTTAGCGCTAAAAGTCAAGGAGGCAGTATCTGGAAAGAGGCGGGGCGTTTCAGGGAAGCTACGTGAAAAGGAATTGCCTGAATGTTCCCATCTTCGTTTAAAGTTATAAAGCGAAGCAAGGGAAAGAATTAACATTCATAACAATTGAAGGTTAATGATAAAGGCATCAAATTGTAATTAGgtgcttattttctttaatatctcGTCCCAATTGCATATTCTGTGCAGGAAAATTTGTAGCTGTGGCCTATGTTTATGCTTAGCTATTTTAACAAggaattctatttttcttcaaatggaTTATTAATAGTTAAGTGGGAAAAGCCTGTTaaattgtttctcttcctttctcttgggaGATTATCTGCTTAACCACACCCATGGCGAAGCTGGCTGCTTGAACCACTAGACCACATTCGGGACTGCCCCCCCGGTCCTCTTCACAGCAGCATATTTTCATAGCATGGGGACATAAACAGCCTACTAAGCACTGGTCTAACAAAATCCAAATCTATCTATCATAGCAAATGCTATTGGAGCTTTTTCAAACATCAAGTCGAAAGGAGAAACAGTCTGGGAAGAAGCATCTTCCACAATAGCAAAACTAAAATGACTACGATAATATAACAACAGAACTTTAATGCCCAGGTTGGAAAAGGTCATTGCATGTAATTCCTTCCATGTTGGTAGTTACACATTATGCCAAGTGTTTCACACGCACCATCACTCTGTAGGAAGCTTCACTTCTTGAAAGGCAATGAGCCACCCACATAGTCTTTATCATTTGTTACTCATATCAGGCGTCTTACCACTAATCTTTCAGCAACCCAGCAAGATAGGCATAGTTAGTGTTAATCCAAacacacagatgaggaaaatgaggctgaacTAGACTACGTAGCCTGCTCAGGATCAGATACTTGGAGACGGCAGATCCTGGACTGGTGCCCAGATGTGTCTGAAGCCCACGCCTGGATTCTCAACCAATTCACTGTTCTGCTCATCACCCAGAAACCCAGGCTTCATGTTGACACAGGCAGAGGGCAACTGGGAGAGGAAGAAGCCCCCAAGGAACTGAGAAGCAGACGAGCTAGGAATAGCCAGACACTTCAAGACACGGGTGACTAAAGAAGGAAACTAGACAACTAAATGACACTCCCTGCATGGTTCCTACTTGGCGCCATCACTCA is a window of Camelus ferus isolate YT-003-E chromosome 25, BCGSAC_Cfer_1.0, whole genome shotgun sequence DNA encoding:
- the LOC102517059 gene encoding LOW QUALITY PROTEIN: basigin (The sequence of the model RefSeq protein was modified relative to this genomic sequence to represent the inferred CDS: inserted 4 bases in 3 codons; deleted 3 bases in 2 codons) translates to MTVVPVGRWELAAAGLMVLGAQGGSGEGSRIWTSVGDVGSKTRRLFCVLNHSAXIMGHHGVKGDKVLKEDALPGLRTEYEVDLDDRPGQYSDVFLLEHAGGTCSEVKALPPPNFVALKLERATEGEMVVLGCKSDSFPPITNLLWYKVXTNSFQSKFVMVFLESKTELHLSRLDLEXGPGRYSCTRPDTQDTCRKVITLRTRSRLAALWPFLGVVAEVLVLVTVIFLYEKRREPDEVLGDEDIGSAPLKSSGHHVNDKGKKVGQRHAG